One genomic window of Paenibacillus xylanilyticus includes the following:
- the mfd gene encoding transcription-repair coupling factor, whose product MLQALIQAFSKDPDFGSITAGITSGMKEQLVSGLSGSARQIMLAALHQEMNRPLLVVTHNMFSAQKIAEDLQEALSPDQVLLYPANELVAAEAAVSSPETLGQRIDVLVRCAQGFRGVVVIPFSGVRRYVPLPEVMANAQITLKQGNTIDLDSFLLEMVKLGYERVERVESRGEMSVRGGIIDFYPVTSSIAYRVELFDDEIDSIRTFDPADQRSIERIDEVTVLPCKELIADRERMEKAADEAVVLLEKQLEKMTDRQAKLRLREEIHREIELLREHVYFSEMYKYISPLYPEHKTIYDYMREDTLLVLDEPARLAETSKQLDRDESEWNLHLMQNGKTLPDLHLSADGDELLYERPFQTLFMSIFLRQVPHTQPQNILNFISRGMQDFHGQMNVLKAEMERWQKAGVHVLMLASGEERLDRMRRVLMDYDIPEPEMLIGNLQTGFELPSIHLAVVTEGEMFSQKQRKARKQSRNVDNAERIKSYSELKVGDYVVHQNHGIGKYLGIGTLEVGGIHKDYMHILYAGGDKLSVPIEQIDLIQKYVGSEEKEPKIYKLGGNEWTRVKNKVRSSVQDIADDLIKLYAERQTSKGFGFEKDSAEQQEFEAMFPYDETRDQVRAIEEIKKDMEQNRPMDRLLCGDVGYGKTEVAIRAAFKAAIEGKQVAVLVPTTILAQQHYETFRERFSGYPFNIHVLSRFRSRKEQNETAKGIKSGTVDIVIGTHRLLSQDLVFKDLGLLIVDEEQRFGVTHKEKLKKLKTNVDVLTLTATPIPRTLHMSMLGVRDLSVIETPPENRFPVQTYVVEHSQALVREAIERELARGGQVYYLYNRVQGIQEMAAEIADLVPGAKVGVGHGQMSETELEKTILDFLDGEYDVLVSTSIIETGVDIPNVNTLIVHDADKMGLSQLYQLRGRVGRSNRIAYAYFTYQRDKVLTEVAEKRLQSIKEFTELGSGFKIAMRDLSIRGAGNLLGAEQHGFIASVGFDLYSQMLAEEINKRKVTMLGEEPVPSDQWNTTLDLSIDAYLPGDYIYDSIQKIEIYKKVAVIASFDDAMELEDELVDRFGDLPEAVINLMAVARLKVYGKMYGIESITQRGDDLTVKFYEGREHAFELSKIAHIGNQFERRVQFEQGPHMLIHVKGKGLGDKQLMELVEKFLESMKSAFKSKGEPKDVTKV is encoded by the coding sequence TGCTGGCAGCTCTGCACCAAGAGATGAACCGACCACTGCTCGTCGTTACACACAATATGTTTTCCGCACAAAAAATCGCAGAAGATTTGCAGGAAGCGCTTTCACCAGATCAAGTGCTGCTCTATCCTGCGAATGAACTTGTTGCCGCTGAAGCCGCTGTTTCCAGTCCGGAAACACTGGGTCAGCGTATTGATGTGTTAGTTCGTTGCGCCCAAGGTTTTAGGGGCGTTGTTGTTATTCCATTTTCCGGCGTGCGGCGTTATGTGCCTCTTCCGGAAGTGATGGCCAATGCTCAGATTACCCTTAAACAAGGGAATACAATCGATCTGGACTCGTTCCTTCTGGAGATGGTGAAGCTTGGATATGAACGTGTGGAACGGGTTGAATCTCGCGGCGAGATGAGCGTGCGCGGAGGAATTATCGACTTTTATCCAGTGACTTCGTCCATTGCTTACCGGGTGGAATTGTTTGACGATGAGATTGACTCCATACGAACATTCGACCCAGCGGATCAACGCTCCATTGAACGTATCGATGAAGTTACGGTGCTCCCGTGCAAGGAATTGATCGCAGACCGCGAACGCATGGAGAAGGCTGCGGATGAAGCTGTCGTTTTACTGGAAAAACAGCTGGAGAAAATGACTGATCGCCAGGCCAAGCTGCGTCTCCGTGAAGAAATTCACCGCGAGATTGAGCTGCTGCGGGAGCATGTGTATTTCTCTGAAATGTATAAATATATCTCACCGCTCTATCCGGAGCATAAAACCATTTACGATTACATGCGGGAGGACACGCTGCTTGTTCTGGACGAACCTGCACGACTGGCTGAAACGTCCAAGCAGCTCGACCGGGATGAATCGGAGTGGAACCTGCATTTGATGCAAAACGGAAAGACGCTGCCTGATCTTCATTTGTCGGCAGATGGGGATGAGCTGTTATATGAACGCCCATTCCAGACGCTGTTTATGTCGATCTTCTTGCGTCAGGTCCCACATACACAGCCTCAAAACATTCTGAACTTCATCAGTCGGGGCATGCAGGATTTCCACGGACAGATGAATGTACTTAAGGCCGAGATGGAACGCTGGCAGAAAGCCGGAGTGCATGTGCTTATGCTGGCGAGCGGGGAAGAAAGACTCGATCGGATGCGGCGCGTCCTCATGGACTACGATATACCGGAACCGGAAATGCTTATCGGTAACCTGCAGACCGGATTCGAACTGCCGTCCATTCATTTAGCCGTCGTAACCGAAGGTGAGATGTTCTCCCAAAAGCAGCGCAAGGCACGCAAACAAAGCCGTAATGTGGATAATGCAGAACGGATTAAATCGTATAGTGAGCTGAAGGTGGGCGATTATGTTGTCCATCAGAACCACGGGATTGGTAAGTATCTAGGGATTGGTACGCTTGAGGTTGGCGGTATTCATAAGGACTATATGCATATTCTCTATGCTGGTGGGGATAAACTGTCGGTACCGATCGAACAGATCGATCTGATCCAGAAATACGTCGGGTCAGAAGAGAAAGAGCCCAAGATCTACAAGCTGGGTGGTAACGAGTGGACACGGGTTAAAAATAAAGTTCGTTCATCTGTACAGGACATCGCTGACGACTTGATCAAGCTCTATGCGGAGCGTCAGACCTCAAAAGGTTTCGGCTTCGAGAAGGACTCTGCCGAGCAGCAGGAATTCGAAGCCATGTTCCCTTATGATGAGACTCGTGATCAGGTCCGTGCGATTGAAGAAATTAAAAAGGACATGGAACAAAATCGTCCCATGGACCGTCTGCTATGTGGAGACGTCGGTTACGGAAAAACCGAGGTTGCCATTCGTGCTGCTTTCAAAGCGGCTATTGAAGGCAAACAGGTTGCGGTACTCGTTCCGACCACGATCTTGGCACAGCAGCATTATGAGACATTCCGTGAACGTTTCTCGGGATATCCATTCAATATTCATGTCCTTAGCCGATTCCGTTCCCGTAAGGAACAAAATGAGACGGCCAAAGGCATTAAAAGTGGAACAGTCGACATTGTTATCGGGACGCACCGGTTGTTATCGCAGGATCTGGTATTCAAGGATCTTGGACTGCTTATCGTTGATGAAGAGCAGCGCTTCGGTGTAACTCATAAGGAGAAACTGAAGAAGCTGAAAACAAATGTGGACGTGCTCACACTGACGGCTACACCAATTCCGCGTACCCTCCACATGTCCATGCTGGGAGTCCGTGATCTTTCGGTTATTGAAACACCACCAGAGAATCGTTTCCCGGTGCAGACCTATGTCGTGGAACATAGCCAGGCGCTTGTTCGGGAAGCCATTGAGCGGGAACTGGCACGTGGAGGTCAGGTTTATTATCTGTATAACCGTGTTCAAGGAATTCAGGAGATGGCTGCCGAAATTGCTGACCTGGTTCCTGGAGCCAAAGTGGGCGTGGGCCATGGACAGATGTCGGAGACAGAGCTGGAGAAAACGATCCTGGACTTCCTGGATGGCGAATATGATGTGCTCGTAAGCACAAGCATCATTGAGACAGGGGTAGATATCCCGAATGTAAATACCCTGATTGTTCATGATGCAGACAAAATGGGCCTTTCCCAGCTGTACCAGCTGCGTGGGCGCGTTGGACGGTCCAATCGAATTGCGTATGCGTACTTTACGTACCAACGGGATAAAGTGCTGACCGAGGTTGCAGAGAAACGTCTGCAGTCTATTAAGGAGTTTACCGAGCTGGGGTCGGGATTCAAAATTGCGATGCGAGATCTATCGATCCGCGGAGCAGGGAATCTGCTGGGTGCAGAGCAGCACGGCTTCATTGCCTCAGTCGGATTCGACCTGTATTCTCAGATGTTGGCCGAGGAAATTAATAAACGCAAAGTCACCATGCTCGGAGAGGAGCCGGTACCTTCCGATCAATGGAACACCACGCTCGATCTCAGCATCGATGCCTACTTGCCGGGTGATTATATCTATGACAGTATACAGAAGATTGAGATTTACAAAAAAGTGGCGGTTATTGCCTCTTTCGACGATGCCATGGAGCTGGAAGACGAGTTGGTTGACCGCTTCGGCGATCTTCCGGAAGCTGTCATTAATCTTATGGCTGTAGCCAGATTAAAAGTGTATGGTAAAATGTACGGAATTGAGTCCATTACGCAGCGTGGTGACGACCTTACCGTGAAATTCTACGAAGGCCGTGAGCATGCGTTTGAGCTCTCGAAAATTGCCCACATTGGAAATCAGTTCGAAAGACGTGTACAATTTGAACAAGGACCCCATATGCTTATTCATGTCAAAGGCAAAGGGCTTGGGGACAAGCAACTGATGGAGCTGGTAGAGAAATTTCTGGAGTCCATGAAGAGTGCTTTTAAATCAAAGGGGGAACCAAAGGATGTTACCAAAGTATAA
- a CDS encoding peptidylprolyl isomerase, whose amino-acid sequence MLPKYKKVGKVLSVSMVAVLSLSLLAACGKKDEAAAPETNDTSAVVATYDGGTITANEFDMEQRVMKFLYPEYAQMMEMDDFKDYLVRQEVAYEYLSGKASEEAKTEGAKVATEQFDKMKASVQADQWTEMLKAQNLTDQNIKDYMTRIMTVIKDKETGVTEDAIKKEFETNKDQFTTASVRHVLINFTDPDTQKERKKEDALKIAKEVKTKLDAGEDFAKVAKEYSEDPGSADNGGLYENTPVSNWVEAFKEAAKTLPINKISDPVETEYGYHVMKVESRTEADYSKLTDEQKETLKSQLAAAEIDTFMTNELDKIVKEVNLPKTDKAEEGTTEGTEGTEGTTGTGTGTEGDKSTETKTDESTGTDAKTDQGTKTESDATTGDSADTSSK is encoded by the coding sequence ATGTTACCAAAGTATAAAAAAGTAGGGAAAGTACTCTCCGTGAGTATGGTTGCAGTACTGTCCTTATCACTGCTTGCTGCATGCGGCAAGAAGGATGAAGCAGCTGCACCAGAAACTAATGATACAAGCGCTGTTGTAGCGACCTACGATGGCGGTACAATTACAGCCAATGAATTCGATATGGAGCAGCGGGTCATGAAATTCCTCTATCCGGAATATGCACAAATGATGGAGATGGACGATTTCAAGGACTACCTGGTGCGCCAGGAAGTTGCTTATGAATATTTGAGTGGCAAGGCGAGTGAAGAAGCCAAAACAGAAGGAGCCAAAGTGGCTACCGAGCAGTTCGACAAAATGAAGGCTTCTGTTCAAGCTGATCAATGGACTGAAATGTTGAAGGCTCAGAACCTGACAGATCAGAACATCAAGGATTACATGACTCGCATCATGACCGTAATCAAGGATAAAGAGACTGGCGTTACGGAAGATGCAATCAAAAAAGAATTTGAAACAAACAAGGATCAGTTCACAACTGCTTCGGTTCGTCACGTCCTGATTAACTTTACGGACCCAGATACGCAAAAAGAGCGTAAAAAAGAAGATGCCTTGAAAATTGCAAAAGAAGTTAAGACTAAACTGGATGCCGGCGAAGACTTTGCAAAAGTGGCAAAAGAATACTCCGAAGATCCAGGCTCTGCAGATAATGGCGGATTGTACGAAAATACCCCTGTATCCAACTGGGTAGAAGCGTTCAAAGAAGCTGCCAAAACATTGCCAATTAACAAAATCAGTGATCCGGTTGAAACGGAATACGGCTACCACGTGATGAAAGTAGAATCCCGTACCGAAGCAGACTACAGCAAATTGACAGATGAGCAAAAAGAAACACTCAAAAGCCAATTGGCAGCAGCAGAGATCGATACGTTCATGACGAATGAACTGGATAAGATCGTGAAGGAAGTAAACCTGCCGAAGACAGACAAGGCTGAAGAAGGTACTACGGAAGGCACTGAAGGTACTGAAGGCACAACGGGTACTGGAACTGGAACCGAAGGTGACAAATCTACAGAAACCAAAACGGACGAGTCCACAGGTACTGACGCTAAGACAGATCAAGGTACTAAAACAGAGTCCGATGCAACAACAGGCGATAGCGCTGATACAAGCAGCAAGTAA
- the spoVT gene encoding stage V sporulation protein T: protein MKATGIVRRIDDLGRVVIPKEIRRTLRIREGDPLEIFVDRDGEVILKKYSPIGELGDFAKEYAESLYESTGHVTMISDRDTIITVAGGSKKEYLDKQVGQLVESCMENRKTIVETGSGSYEISKDHDETLSSFVIAPIISGGDPIGTVILYNKDESVKMSQMEVKMAETAAGFLGKQMEQ, encoded by the coding sequence ATGAAAGCTACTGGTATTGTCCGCCGTATTGATGACCTCGGCCGTGTGGTCATTCCAAAAGAAATCCGTCGTACGTTACGAATTCGTGAAGGAGATCCGCTTGAGATTTTTGTGGATCGTGATGGAGAAGTCATTCTAAAAAAATATTCGCCAATCGGCGAACTGGGCGATTTCGCCAAAGAATATGCTGAATCGTTGTATGAGAGTACAGGTCACGTAACCATGATCTCTGACCGCGACACCATTATTACGGTAGCGGGCGGCTCCAAGAAGGAGTATCTGGACAAGCAGGTAGGTCAGCTGGTAGAGAGCTGTATGGAAAATCGCAAGACCATCGTTGAGACAGGTAGTGGCTCCTATGAGATCAGCAAGGATCATGATGAAACATTATCCTCTTTTGTCATTGCACCCATCATTTCGGGTGGGGACCCTATTGGAACCGTCATTCTCTACAACAAGGATGAATCCGTGAAAATGTCCCAGATGGAAGTTAAAATGGCTGAGACGGCTGCTGGCTTCCTTGGCAAACAGATGGAACAATAG
- a CDS encoding putative polysaccharide biosynthesis protein, protein MKQPSTTGSKLLQGAFVLGLAAIISKIIGAFQKIPLQNLGGDGVFGIYNTVYPFYMLIITIAAAGLPVAVSKFVAEQHALGRPEEGKRIIRLSSILLGSIGLILAILMYIGAPLIGHLIGNGHVIPSIRAAALALLFVPLMTGLRGYFQGLQQMVPTAVSQVVEQTIRVTVMIVLLLWLMKRDASLETIAAGAMLGSAAGGIAGLLTMLAYVYGRRRKSRKTSLSQEELDGLQRSGTREGQPEQWTGEGLQAKKLTTNGQWIRTLLVYAIPVCLGSLAVPLMNLVDTFTVPRLLRSEGLDEVESMVLFGIYNRGLPLVQLVTMLATSLSVLFIPAMAEARLKGGPEAVRQQASIALRWFWLIGLAASAGLAVLAEPINRMLYGDAAGTEALRYMALTAAGSTVSIIAAALLQGLGAVRAPAFSMLAAAGVKALLNVMLVPALGISGAALAGAVAYMLAAGLNVALLARRTAMRPAPGAVLVKPALVIAAMSVAAAGMAWAAGAVLGGIGIAADRRLAAVGISLLGIAAGAAVFLLASARTGLLTATDLAAIPKLGPRLAKWLRRLHVLR, encoded by the coding sequence ATGAAACAGCCGTCTACTACTGGCTCAAAATTGCTGCAGGGTGCATTTGTGCTTGGCCTTGCTGCCATTATTTCTAAAATCATCGGTGCTTTTCAAAAGATTCCGTTACAGAATCTAGGGGGCGATGGTGTTTTTGGCATTTATAACACGGTATATCCGTTCTATATGCTTATCATTACGATTGCTGCCGCCGGACTGCCTGTTGCCGTATCCAAATTTGTTGCCGAACAACATGCGCTGGGGAGGCCCGAAGAGGGCAAACGGATTATCCGACTGTCTTCGATACTTCTTGGAAGCATCGGATTAATCCTGGCTATACTGATGTACATCGGTGCACCACTTATAGGTCATCTGATTGGTAATGGACATGTCATTCCTTCGATTCGGGCTGCTGCGCTTGCACTGCTATTTGTCCCACTAATGACTGGACTTCGTGGATATTTTCAGGGTTTACAGCAGATGGTGCCAACCGCTGTGTCACAGGTCGTAGAGCAGACGATTCGTGTGACGGTAATGATTGTGCTGCTGCTATGGCTGATGAAGCGGGATGCATCGCTGGAGACCATTGCGGCAGGAGCCATGCTGGGTTCTGCTGCCGGTGGAATCGCGGGATTACTCACCATGCTCGCTTATGTGTACGGTAGGCGGCGAAAGAGCAGGAAAACGAGTTTATCCCAAGAAGAACTGGATGGCTTGCAGAGATCGGGAACCAGGGAGGGACAACCGGAGCAATGGACAGGAGAAGGGCTTCAAGCGAAGAAGCTTACCACCAATGGTCAATGGATACGAACCTTGCTGGTATATGCCATTCCCGTCTGTCTGGGTTCGCTCGCTGTACCTCTGATGAACCTGGTGGATACCTTCACGGTGCCCCGGCTTCTAAGAAGTGAAGGGCTGGATGAGGTCGAATCCATGGTGTTGTTCGGTATTTACAATCGGGGCTTGCCGCTTGTACAGCTCGTGACGATGCTTGCTACGTCGCTATCTGTGCTGTTCATTCCGGCGATGGCCGAAGCTCGCCTGAAGGGCGGGCCGGAAGCCGTCAGGCAGCAGGCAAGCATCGCGCTGCGCTGGTTCTGGTTAATCGGTCTGGCTGCATCCGCCGGTCTGGCGGTGCTGGCAGAACCGATCAACCGCATGCTGTACGGTGATGCCGCAGGCACCGAAGCTCTGCGGTATATGGCGCTGACGGCAGCAGGCAGTACCGTCAGCATCATTGCGGCGGCGCTGCTGCAGGGCCTCGGCGCCGTGCGCGCCCCCGCGTTCAGCATGCTGGCCGCCGCAGGCGTCAAGGCGCTGCTGAACGTCATGCTTGTGCCCGCGCTGGGCATCAGCGGCGCGGCCCTGGCAGGCGCAGTCGCCTATATGCTGGCGGCTGGCCTGAATGTGGCCCTGCTGGCGCGGCGTACCGCGATGCGCCCTGCCCCTGGCGCCGTCCTGGTGAAGCCGGCGCTGGTGATCGCCGCCATGAGCGTGGCGGCGGCAGGCATGGCCTGGGCTGCCGGAGCGGTGCTCGGCGGCATAGGCATCGCGGCCGATCGCAGGCTGGCCGCGGTAGGCATAAGCCTGCTTGGCATCGCCGCAGGCGCAGCCGTGTTTTTGCTGGCGTCAGCCCGTACCGGACTGCTGACCGCCACAGATCTGGCCGCGATCCCGAAGCTTGGACCGCGCCTGGCCAAATGGCTTCGCAGGCTGCATGTCCTGCGGTAG
- the mazG gene encoding nucleoside triphosphate pyrophosphohydrolase, which yields MSAAALTVVGLGSGDADQLTVGIIKKMKQAATLYVRTLDHPVLNDLKQEGLEMTSFDAIYEAKASFPEVYDEIANRLIEAARQGEPGTEIVYAVPGHPMVAEASVRLLKERCPQMGISLRVMGGESFLDEAFIRLGFDPIEGFQLLDASSLSTELVQPQLHTLIGQVYDVFTASDVKLCLMDVYPDDYPVFVGHALGVQDQEIIHKVPLHELDRIEGYGNLSLIYVPKNTDDNLRRRSFARLHEIVNILRSPGGCPWDQEQTHQSIRKNLIEETYEVIETIDEDDPDHMKEELGDLLLQILLHSQMEEEVGTFNVYDVIEGLNDKLIFRHPHVFGEHQAENANEALQNWEQMKAEEKKRKGINQQTVSVLDGIPRDLPALMKGYKLQKKAAKVGFDWDDVNGVFAKIEEELAELKEAVRSNQSAEERKLELGDLLFATANVARFIDTDPEEALAATNRKFTQRFRYIEERLRELGRTPADSNVEEMEQFWQAAKKAGL from the coding sequence ATGAGCGCAGCAGCTTTGACCGTCGTTGGTCTCGGATCAGGAGATGCAGATCAGCTGACAGTAGGTATTATCAAGAAAATGAAACAAGCGGCTACGCTGTATGTCCGCACATTGGATCATCCTGTGTTGAATGATCTGAAGCAGGAAGGACTGGAGATGACATCATTTGATGCAATCTACGAGGCGAAGGCATCGTTCCCGGAGGTCTATGACGAGATTGCGAATCGCCTCATTGAGGCTGCCCGTCAGGGAGAGCCGGGAACCGAGATTGTCTACGCTGTGCCAGGCCATCCGATGGTGGCAGAGGCGAGTGTACGGCTGCTGAAGGAACGCTGCCCGCAAATGGGCATCTCACTTCGTGTCATGGGGGGTGAAAGTTTTCTGGATGAAGCCTTTATCCGTCTCGGATTTGATCCTATTGAAGGCTTCCAACTTCTCGATGCAAGCAGCCTGAGCACGGAGCTAGTGCAGCCTCAGCTGCATACTTTGATTGGACAGGTCTATGATGTGTTTACAGCGTCTGATGTGAAGCTATGCCTGATGGATGTATATCCAGATGACTATCCGGTATTCGTTGGACACGCCCTCGGTGTACAGGATCAGGAGATCATCCACAAGGTACCGCTTCATGAGCTGGACCGGATTGAAGGTTATGGAAACCTCTCCCTCATTTACGTGCCGAAAAACACGGATGACAACCTGCGACGTCGCTCTTTTGCAAGGCTGCATGAAATTGTTAATATTCTTCGCAGCCCGGGCGGATGCCCATGGGATCAGGAGCAGACCCATCAGTCGATTCGCAAGAACCTGATTGAAGAGACGTATGAGGTCATTGAAACGATCGATGAAGATGATCCTGACCACATGAAGGAGGAGCTTGGGGACTTATTGCTGCAGATTCTGCTGCATTCCCAGATGGAAGAGGAAGTGGGCACCTTCAATGTGTATGATGTCATTGAAGGGCTTAATGACAAGCTCATTTTCCGTCATCCTCATGTATTTGGCGAGCATCAGGCCGAGAATGCGAATGAAGCACTGCAGAACTGGGAACAGATGAAGGCAGAGGAGAAGAAACGCAAAGGGATCAATCAACAGACCGTTTCGGTGCTGGATGGTATTCCCCGCGATCTGCCTGCCTTGATGAAAGGGTACAAGCTCCAGAAGAAAGCTGCCAAGGTTGGTTTTGACTGGGATGATGTGAATGGCGTATTTGCCAAGATTGAAGAAGAGCTGGCAGAATTGAAAGAAGCAGTGCGTAGCAATCAATCGGCTGAAGAGCGGAAGCTGGAACTGGGCGATTTGCTGTTTGCTACGGCTAATGTAGCTCGCTTTATTGATACGGACCCGGAGGAGGCCCTTGCTGCCACCAATCGCAAGTTCACTCAGCGGTTCCGATATATTGAGGAGCGGCTTCGTGAACTTGGACGGACACCTGCAGATAGCAACGTCGAAGAGATGGAGCAATTCTGGCAAGCGGCGAAGAAGGCTGGACTGTAA
- a CDS encoding HU family DNA-binding protein, translating to MNKTDLINNISTKSGLTKKDVESVLNGFLGEITDALASGDKVQLIGFGTFETRKRSGRTGRNPQTGNEIVIPESTVPAFKAGNKLKEAVK from the coding sequence ATGAACAAAACAGATCTGATTAACAACATTTCCACCAAAAGCGGTTTGACTAAAAAAGACGTTGAGTCCGTATTGAACGGCTTCTTGGGAGAAATTACAGATGCACTCGCAAGCGGAGACAAAGTACAACTGATCGGCTTTGGCACTTTTGAAACCCGCAAACGTTCCGGTCGTACCGGACGTAACCCACAAACAGGGAATGAAATCGTTATTCCTGAGTCCACTGTTCCTGCATTCAAAGCAGGCAACAAACTTAAAGAAGCCGTAAAATAA
- a CDS encoding RNA-binding S4 domain-containing protein, translated as MRLDKFLKVSRLIKRRTVAKDVSEQGRVLINGREAKPSAAVKVGDELTVQFGQKLVTVKVERLAESTKKDEASSLYTLVKEEPIAKDNGLNW; from the coding sequence ATGCGTCTTGATAAATTCCTGAAGGTCTCCCGGCTGATCAAACGCCGCACTGTGGCCAAGGACGTCTCCGAACAGGGACGTGTTCTGATTAACGGACGTGAAGCGAAGCCAAGCGCTGCTGTTAAAGTGGGCGATGAGCTGACGGTTCAGTTCGGTCAGAAGCTGGTCACCGTGAAGGTGGAACGTCTTGCTGAGAGTACCAAGAAGGACGAGGCGAGCAGCCTCTATACCTTGGTTAAGGAAGAGCCGATCGCCAAGGATAACGGGCTGAACTGGTAA
- the yabP gene encoding sporulation protein YabP: protein MVEHGKPKQHHLSMQNRKLLDLTGVSNVESFDSEEFLLQTELGHLTIRGHNLHIKNLSLEEGLLSIEGTVSSLQYLDPGSQNKNSKGLFGKMFR from the coding sequence ATGGTTGAGCACGGTAAACCGAAACAGCATCATTTGAGCATGCAAAATCGCAAACTGCTGGATCTGACAGGTGTCTCCAATGTAGAGAGCTTCGACAGTGAGGAGTTTTTGCTGCAGACTGAGCTTGGGCATCTGACCATCCGGGGGCATAATTTACATATCAAAAACTTGAGCCTGGAGGAAGGTCTGCTGTCCATTGAAGGCACCGTCAGTTCTCTGCAATATCTGGACCCCGGTTCCCAGAACAAGAATAGTAAAGGCCTGTTCGGCAAGATGTTCCGATGA
- the yabQ gene encoding spore cortex biosynthesis protein YabQ has translation MSLDTQWITLTWMLLSGIVMGMAYDSYRVLSGQLRFPRWSMHTLDLLYWVASALFVFRMLYAGNHGQLRFYVFLGLIIGVCFYFWLLSVTTQRFVVMLIKLARTLIHWCGHVLNILFVMPAKGLYKLVRVILGFVLAILIFLGKLVLQCLVPFGKLFRWMFRPLLKHWVTPRWIIRAGSSIAAIWKRWF, from the coding sequence ATGAGTCTGGACACGCAGTGGATCACATTAACATGGATGCTGTTGTCGGGAATCGTAATGGGTATGGCCTACGACAGTTACCGGGTACTGTCCGGTCAGCTGCGCTTCCCGAGATGGAGCATGCACACGCTTGACCTGTTGTACTGGGTTGCTTCCGCGCTGTTCGTATTCCGGATGCTGTACGCCGGAAACCACGGACAGCTGCGGTTTTATGTCTTTTTGGGGCTAATTATAGGGGTTTGCTTCTATTTTTGGCTTTTAAGTGTTACAACCCAGCGTTTTGTGGTAATGTTAATTAAACTCGCAAGAACACTTATTCATTGGTGTGGACATGTCCTTAACATCCTGTTCGTTATGCCAGCGAAGGGACTATACAAGCTAGTTCGCGTGATATTGGGTTTTGTGCTCGCGATACTGATATTCCTGGGCAAGCTGGTACTGCAATGTTTGGTACCTTTCGGCAAGTTGTTCCGCTGGATGTTTAGGCCGCTCCTGAAACATTGGGTAACGCCCCGTTGGATAATCCGTGCGGGTTCAAGTATTGCAGCGATTTGGAAACGCTGGTTTTAA
- a CDS encoding FtsB family cell division protein, translating into MGKTPVGRSAAPTGQGKSAGAKRRLMLWMTFVVVFVIWAGYTFLVQNAQISDKSSNLAAQQASKEETQKKLDQLKYEVSRLKDPEYIGQLARKKGYYLPEETPIQVEESGN; encoded by the coding sequence ATGGGTAAAACACCTGTGGGGAGATCTGCAGCCCCGACAGGCCAAGGGAAATCTGCCGGCGCAAAAAGACGCCTCATGCTCTGGATGACATTCGTCGTTGTATTTGTTATTTGGGCAGGATATACGTTCCTTGTACAGAATGCACAGATTTCGGACAAGAGTTCGAACTTGGCCGCACAGCAGGCTTCAAAGGAAGAGACGCAGAAGAAGCTGGATCAGTTGAAGTATGAAGTCAGTCGGTTGAAGGACCCTGAATACATAGGACAGCTGGCGCGGAAAAAAGGCTATTACTTGCCTGAAGAGACGCCAATCCAGGTTGAAGAGTCAGGGAACTGA
- a CDS encoding S1 domain-containing RNA-binding protein — MAIEVGTKLEGKVTGITHFGAFVDLSGGVTGLVHISEIADNYVKDVNDHLKLNDVVTVKVINVDKDGKIGLSIKQAVDKPVEQQTQSRPPRAPRPERSGGDRERFSGGGPSGGQGRGGGGGFNRDRGGRSFKPAAGKPSFEDKMSRFLKDSEERISSLKKNTEGKRGGRGAKRV, encoded by the coding sequence ATGGCAATTGAAGTGGGCACCAAGTTAGAGGGCAAGGTGACAGGCATCACGCATTTTGGAGCATTTGTGGATCTGTCAGGAGGTGTCACGGGTCTCGTTCACATCTCGGAAATCGCCGACAATTATGTCAAGGATGTCAACGACCACCTGAAACTTAATGACGTCGTTACAGTGAAGGTCATCAACGTTGACAAGGATGGCAAAATCGGACTTTCCATTAAGCAAGCTGTTGACAAACCGGTGGAGCAACAAACACAATCCAGACCCCCAAGAGCTCCAAGACCGGAACGCAGTGGAGGAGATCGCGAACGATTCAGCGGTGGAGGCCCAAGTGGCGGCCAAGGCCGTGGCGGCGGCGGTGGATTTAACCGCGACCGTGGAGGCCGTTCTTTCAAGCCCGCAGCAGGCAAACCTTCATTTGAGGATAAAATGTCACGCTTCCTGAAAGATAGTGAAGAGCGGATCTCTTCGCTCAAGAAGAACACAGAGGGCAAACGCGGAGGCCGTGGAGCCAAGCGCGTGTAA